One window of the Clostridium sp. MB40-C1 genome contains the following:
- a CDS encoding DUF4153 domain-containing protein, whose product MKLKSVATNSLKGIYNSLKRFPVTISCSSVLTIMLIFMSEKQNVLSNDIINNLRRINMTIALAIPLSLCIKLIIEKKDEFKKGFKGILYLLGGLSLIFYYVIFLKELNMVSITRYMGISIFLYISFMYILWLGKKDNYELYVIKVISGFFLTIIYSFVLFLGISAIIFSIDKLFYIHISGEFYYYMFLITTLVFALSLFLGKVPFKNNEFKVSNYPKAFKILILYIVIPLISIYTIILYAYFAKIIITMKWPIGLVSHLVLWYSLISVGVIFFISPIRSESTLARKFLLWFPKIILPLMAMMFCSIGIRIKAYGLTERRYFVVVLGLWLLGIMIYFSINNKKLKNIIIPISLSIIVLNSVIGPFSSYSLSKYSQNKRLEKILLRNNMLKDKKTIISNKNISQNDKIQISMILKYFKDNHSLENVKYLPSKFHINDMKDVLGFEFTSIGTDIGNDYIYYNSNSFQKPVKVNGYDYLFNIMSLNNETKVNDLIKITYNRDTFSFEVFYGGNKIYSERLDEYANLVYNKYKEQIGLDSVPSEDMTFMDENSKVKIKVIFNHIGGTKNISAETIIVKDMDFYILLKIK is encoded by the coding sequence ATGAAACTTAAATCAGTAGCAACAAATAGTTTAAAGGGAATTTATAATAGTCTTAAAAGATTTCCCGTAACTATAAGTTGTTCTAGTGTTTTAACAATAATGCTTATATTTATGTCAGAAAAACAAAATGTTTTAAGTAATGATATAATAAATAATTTAAGACGTATTAACATGACTATAGCTCTTGCAATACCTCTATCTTTATGTATAAAACTTATAATAGAGAAAAAAGATGAATTTAAAAAAGGTTTTAAAGGTATTTTATATTTATTAGGTGGTTTAAGTTTAATATTTTATTATGTTATATTTCTCAAAGAACTTAATATGGTGAGTATAACAAGGTATATGGGGATTAGTATATTTTTGTATATATCTTTTATGTATATACTATGGTTGGGTAAGAAAGACAATTATGAATTATATGTTATAAAGGTGATTTCAGGGTTTTTTCTTACAATTATATATTCTTTTGTATTGTTTTTGGGAATTTCAGCTATAATTTTTTCCATAGATAAGCTTTTTTATATACACATATCAGGGGAATTTTATTATTACATGTTTTTGATTACAACTTTAGTTTTTGCTTTATCCTTATTCTTAGGAAAAGTGCCTTTTAAAAATAATGAATTTAAAGTATCTAATTACCCAAAAGCTTTTAAAATACTTATTTTATATATAGTAATACCTTTAATCTCAATTTATACAATCATACTATATGCATATTTTGCAAAGATTATAATTACAATGAAATGGCCTATAGGTCTTGTATCTCATCTTGTGTTATGGTATTCATTAATAAGTGTAGGGGTAATTTTCTTTATATCTCCAATAAGAAGCGAAAGCACCTTAGCTAGAAAATTTTTGCTATGGTTTCCTAAAATTATCCTGCCTCTTATGGCAATGATGTTTTGTTCAATAGGAATTAGAATAAAAGCTTATGGATTAACTGAAAGAAGGTATTTTGTAGTTGTACTTGGATTATGGCTACTTGGAATTATGATCTATTTTTCTATTAATAATAAAAAACTTAAAAATATAATTATTCCTATATCTCTTTCTATAATAGTATTAAACTCGGTAATAGGTCCTTTTAGTAGTTATTCTTTATCTAAATACAGTCAAAATAAAAGATTAGAAAAAATTTTATTAAGAAATAATATGTTAAAAGATAAAAAGACTATAATTTCTAATAAAAACATTTCTCAAAATGATAAGATTCAGATAAGTATGATACTTAAATATTTTAAAGATAATCATAGTTTGGAAAATGTAAAATATCTTCCAAGTAAATTTCATATCAATGATATGAAGGACGTATTGGGGTTTGAATTTACTAGTATAGGCACTGATATAGGTAACGATTATATATACTACAATAGCAATAGCTTTCAGAAACCTGTAAAAGTTAATGGCTATGACTATTTATTTAACATAATGAGTTTGAATAATGAAACAAAAGTTAATGATTTAATCAAAATAACATACAATAGAGATACATTTTCTTTTGAAGTTTTTTATGGAGGAAATAAGATTTATAGTGAAAGGTTAGATGAATATGCAAATTTAGTTTATAATAAATATAAAGAACAGATAGGTCTAGACTCTGTACCAAGTGAAGATATGACTTTTATGGATGAAAATAGCAAAGTGAAAATTAAAGTTATTTTTAATCATATTGGTGGTACAAAAAATATTTCAGCAGAAACAATTATTGTAAAAGATATGGATTTTTATATCCTTTTAAAGATAAAATAA
- a CDS encoding class I SAM-dependent methyltransferase has translation MGNFIEKICFMKEYILNWKVIGAVSPSSKKLAYKMVENINFQTAKNIVEYGPGTGVFTEELINRKRKGTKLFVIEYNSKFYNILKEKYSNIDDVYIINDSAENIDTHLNKYGVYKIDYIVSGLPFASLKKSTSINILKKSNELLKENGKFITFQYTLLKRDFINSFFFKIETIRVIKNLPPAYVLSCDKLSS, from the coding sequence ATGGGAAATTTTATAGAAAAAATATGCTTTATGAAAGAATACATTTTAAATTGGAAAGTAATAGGCGCAGTATCACCCAGTTCTAAAAAATTAGCATATAAAATGGTAGAAAATATAAACTTTCAAACTGCAAAAAATATAGTTGAATATGGTCCTGGGACAGGAGTTTTTACAGAAGAATTAATAAATCGTAAAAGAAAAGGCACTAAACTTTTTGTAATCGAATATAACTCAAAATTTTACAACATATTGAAAGAAAAATATAGTAATATAGATGATGTCTATATAATAAATGATTCTGCAGAAAATATAGATACTCATTTGAACAAATACGGAGTTTACAAAATTGATTACATTGTATCTGGATTACCTTTTGCTAGTCTTAAAAAATCTACTTCTATAAATATCTTAAAAAAATCCAATGAATTATTGAAAGAAAATGGTAAATTTATAACATTCCAGTACACTTTGTTAAAAAGGGATTTTATAAATAGTTTCTTTTTTAAGATAGAAACTATTAGAGTTATAAAAAATCTTCCTCCGGCTTATGTACTTTCATGTGACAAGTTGTCTTCGTAA
- a CDS encoding DNA topoisomerase III encodes MEKVLVLAEKPSVGRDLAKVLNCKEKRNGYIEGKNHIVTWALGHLVTLADPEVYDDRYKQWRIEDLPMLPEKMKLVVIKKSGKQFSVVKDLMKRKDVSEIVIATDAGREGELVARWIIDKARVKKPLKRLWISSQTDKAIKEGFRNLRPSSKYDNLYKAAQCRAEADWIVGLNITRALTCKHNAQLTAGRVQSSTLAMIVNREEEIKNFKPRDYFVINAKTKGFTLQWKDKNNNSNIFEEDRANKILLKTKSKEGSVVEVSESAKKQFAPALYDLTELQRDANRIFGYSAKQTLSIMQRLYENYKILTYPRTDSRYISTDIVATLPERLKAISIGNYKTCATEILKGKINAHKSFVDNSKVSDHHAIIPTEERGKISLLSSEEKHIYDLVVKRFLAVMLPPYEYLQTTIKVNINDEIFMAKGNVIKSKGWKKVYDRSDDLTEDEDEKDSQVLPIVKKGDKLNITLVESKKLKTKAPARFNEGTLLSAMEKPQKHVAVDKVSAKTLGETGGIGTVATRADIIEKLFNMFYIEKDGKEILPTSKGKQLIELVPEELKSPLMTAKWELELELISKGKKDPRNFIEKMRKYATELVQDVKKSSDKFKHDNLTGKKCPKCGKYMLEVKSKHGIMNVCQDRECGHRENISKFTNARCPECKKRLELRGHGEGQIYICPNTNCNFKEKASSFNKRFNNKNDKLNKREVQNYMNKMKREAEKDINNPFGELMAMFNDKK; translated from the coding sequence ATGGAAAAAGTTTTAGTATTAGCAGAAAAACCATCAGTAGGAAGAGATTTAGCAAAAGTCTTAAATTGTAAAGAAAAAAGAAATGGTTATATAGAAGGAAAAAATCATATTGTTACTTGGGCTTTGGGACATTTAGTAACTCTTGCTGATCCTGAAGTTTATGATGATAGATATAAGCAATGGCGAATAGAAGATTTACCTATGCTTCCTGAAAAAATGAAGCTTGTTGTAATTAAAAAGTCTGGAAAACAATTTAGTGTGGTTAAGGATTTAATGAAAAGAAAAGATGTTAGTGAAATAGTAATAGCTACAGATGCAGGAAGAGAAGGAGAACTAGTAGCTAGATGGATAATTGACAAAGCAAGAGTAAAAAAACCACTTAAAAGGCTTTGGATTTCCTCACAAACAGATAAGGCTATTAAAGAAGGTTTTAGAAATTTAAGACCTTCATCAAAGTATGATAATTTATATAAGGCAGCACAATGTAGAGCGGAAGCTGATTGGATTGTAGGTTTAAATATTACAAGAGCTCTTACTTGTAAGCATAATGCCCAATTAACAGCAGGTAGAGTACAGTCATCAACACTTGCCATGATAGTTAATCGTGAAGAAGAAATAAAAAATTTCAAACCACGAGATTATTTTGTAATAAATGCAAAGACCAAGGGTTTTACACTTCAATGGAAAGATAAAAATAATAATAGTAATATTTTTGAAGAAGATAGGGCAAATAAAATTCTTTTAAAAACAAAAAGTAAAGAAGGAAGTGTAGTTGAAGTTAGTGAAAGTGCTAAAAAGCAATTTGCCCCTGCATTATATGATTTAACAGAGTTACAAAGAGATGCAAATAGAATTTTTGGATATTCAGCCAAACAAACATTATCTATAATGCAAAGACTATATGAAAATTACAAGATATTAACTTATCCTAGAACAGATTCAAGATATATTTCTACTGATATAGTAGCTACATTACCAGAACGATTAAAAGCTATTTCAATAGGTAATTATAAAACTTGTGCCACGGAAATATTAAAGGGTAAGATAAATGCTCATAAGAGCTTCGTAGATAATAGTAAGGTAAGTGACCATCATGCAATAATTCCAACAGAAGAAAGAGGGAAAATATCCCTTTTAAGTAGTGAAGAAAAACATATTTATGATTTAGTAGTTAAAAGATTTTTAGCTGTGATGCTACCACCATATGAATATCTACAAACTACTATAAAAGTAAACATTAATGATGAGATTTTCATGGCAAAGGGAAATGTAATAAAATCAAAAGGGTGGAAAAAGGTATACGATAGATCTGATGATTTAACAGAAGATGAGGATGAAAAAGATAGTCAAGTGTTACCCATAGTAAAAAAAGGTGACAAGTTAAATATAACTTTAGTAGAAAGTAAAAAGCTTAAAACAAAAGCACCCGCAAGGTTTAATGAGGGTACTTTATTATCAGCAATGGAAAAACCTCAAAAACATGTAGCTGTAGATAAGGTTTCTGCTAAAACATTAGGAGAAACTGGTGGTATAGGAACCGTTGCTACAAGAGCTGATATAATTGAAAAACTATTTAATATGTTCTATATAGAAAAAGATGGAAAGGAAATATTGCCTACATCAAAAGGAAAGCAACTTATAGAACTTGTACCAGAAGAATTGAAATCGCCATTAATGACTGCTAAATGGGAACTTGAGCTAGAACTTATAAGCAAAGGCAAGAAAGATCCAAGGAATTTTATAGAGAAAATGAGGAAATATGCAACTGAATTAGTTCAAGATGTTAAGAAAAGCAGCGATAAGTTTAAGCATGACAATCTTACGGGTAAAAAGTGTCCTAAATGTGGCAAATATATGTTAGAAGTTAAAAGCAAGCATGGAATAATGAATGTATGTCAGGATAGAGAGTGCGGTCATAGAGAAAATATAAGCAAATTTACTAATGCAAGGTGTCCGGAATGTAAAAAGAGGTTAGAGCTCAGGGGACATGGAGAAGGTCAAATCTATATTTGTCCAAATACAAACTGTAACTTTAAAGAAAAGGCATCATCATTTAATAAAAGATTTAATAATAAGAATGATAAGTTAAATAAAAGAGAAGTTCAAAATTATATGAATAAAATGAAAAGAGAAGCCGAAAAAGATATAAACAATCCATTTGGAGAATTAATGGCTATGTTTAATGATAAAAAGTAG
- a CDS encoding NlpC/P60 family protein — translation MKEFQLIKKVSTYLVLAFMVVVSVYKPVFAQPTSQQREDKRFEIEQKIESLDMQIEEIMTKIEDNKKESMRVQKEIKSTERDLNQAEENIKSKQELYNKRIRTMYMKGTVGYLDVILGAKDLSDLFQKIQVVKKITKLDKKIFKELKQEEQNLNKKKDKLNNKNNALVTLNNENNKKLNKLKNNKEIQKKLIQELERHDRLIATSVEVVQSENNKNLEKIETKIKKDTHSTVTTPRLSRGATEVSGDTVIAYASKFLGTPYLWGGTTPTGFDCSGFTQYVYKHFGIYIGRTTKNQIYNGIGISRDQLQPGDLIFYGKGGIPSHMGIYIGNGMYIHSPRTGDVIKISPYDRKDYITARRVIR, via the coding sequence ATGAAAGAATTTCAATTAATAAAAAAAGTATCAACATATCTTGTATTAGCATTTATGGTGGTAGTTTCCGTATATAAACCAGTTTTTGCTCAGCCTACGTCTCAGCAAAGAGAAGATAAAAGGTTTGAAATTGAACAAAAAATAGAAAGTTTAGACATGCAAATTGAAGAGATAATGACTAAGATAGAAGATAATAAAAAGGAAAGTATGAGAGTTCAAAAAGAGATCAAATCAACAGAAAGAGATTTAAATCAGGCAGAAGAAAATATTAAAAGTAAACAAGAATTGTATAATAAAAGAATAAGAACTATGTATATGAAAGGAACTGTAGGATATTTAGATGTAATTCTTGGAGCTAAAGATTTAAGTGATTTATTTCAAAAGATTCAAGTAGTAAAAAAAATAACCAAATTAGATAAAAAAATATTTAAAGAGTTAAAACAAGAAGAACAAAATCTAAATAAAAAAAAAGATAAATTAAATAATAAAAATAATGCATTAGTAACATTAAATAATGAAAATAATAAAAAATTAAATAAATTAAAAAATAATAAAGAGATACAAAAAAAGTTAATTCAGGAACTAGAAAGACATGATAGATTAATTGCAACTTCGGTAGAAGTAGTACAAAGTGAAAATAATAAAAATCTAGAGAAGATAGAAACTAAGATTAAGAAAGATACACATTCTACAGTTACAACACCTAGACTATCACGAGGAGCTACAGAAGTTTCGGGAGATACAGTAATAGCTTACGCTTCTAAATTTTTAGGTACACCTTATTTATGGGGTGGGACAACGCCAACAGGGTTTGACTGTTCAGGTTTTACTCAATATGTGTACAAACATTTTGGAATATATATAGGAAGAACGACTAAAAATCAAATATATAATGGTATTGGAATTTCAAGAGATCAGCTTCAACCTGGAGACTTAATTTTTTACGGAAAAGGAGGAATACCAAGCCATATGGGCATTTACATTGGTAATGGTATGTATATACATTCCCCAAGAACAGGAGATGTTATTAAAATATCACCTTATGATAGAAAAGATTACATAACTGCTAGAAGAGTTATAAGATAA
- a CDS encoding LDCC motif putative metal-binding protein, with protein sequence MKNFIKEYFKNTIKRMVKENEKSFGNGKLDCCDLNTASNGSKKLIPKTSKEKE encoded by the coding sequence ATGAAAAATTTTATAAAAGAATATTTTAAAAACACCATAAAAAGAATGGTAAAGGAGAATGAAAAATCCTTTGGAAATGGAAAGCTAGACTGTTGTGATTTAAATACAGCTAGTAATGGAAGCAAAAAGCTAATACCTAAAACAAGTAAAGAGAAAGAATAG
- a CDS encoding four-helix bundle copper-binding protein, which yields MGVATMTVNNYQKCIDECNRCAQACYECFEACLNEPDLNNRRNCVKILIECAKMCEMSSGIMSMNGKFAKEHCKMCATVCDECAKECEMFRDEHCQKCADECRTCADECRKMSGM from the coding sequence ATGGGTGTAGCAACTATGACTGTAAACAACTATCAAAAATGTATTGATGAATGTAATAGATGTGCTCAAGCATGTTATGAATGTTTTGAGGCATGTCTGAATGAACCTGATTTAAATAACAGAAGAAATTGCGTAAAGATATTAATTGAATGTGCAAAAATGTGCGAAATGTCATCAGGTATTATGTCCATGAATGGAAAATTTGCAAAAGAACATTGTAAAATGTGTGCTACTGTTTGTGATGAATGTGCTAAAGAATGTGAAATGTTTAGAGATGAGCATTGTCAAAAATGTGCAGATGAATGCCGTACATGTGCAGATGAATGTAGAAAAATGTCTGGTATGTAA
- a CDS encoding DUF421 domain-containing protein — protein sequence MKNKFLYTQDINRYNDEENFILYVVYTLINWFISYLYFKAPSIVSQKPTILVKSGKVIKDNLSKVKLTIDNLFSILRQKDAHNLEQVEYLIAESTGDFSVALNSNSLPITKLDVAMDPLSDTLSQILIYKGKIDEKVLKKSSLSYDWIDNELKSNNIDNVDNIYLGILTSDKKLYVSA from the coding sequence ATGAAAAATAAGTTTCTTTATACGCAGGATATTAATAGATATAATGATGAAGAAAACTTCATTCTCTATGTAGTGTATACTTTAATTAATTGGTTTATTTCATACTTATATTTTAAAGCTCCATCTATAGTTTCTCAAAAACCCACAATATTAGTTAAAAGCGGAAAAGTAATAAAAGATAATCTTTCAAAAGTAAAGTTAACAATTGATAATTTATTTTCCATATTAAGACAAAAAGATGCGCATAATTTAGAACAAGTAGAGTATTTAATTGCGGAATCTACAGGAGATTTTAGTGTAGCTCTAAATAGCAATAGTCTCCCTATAACTAAATTAGATGTGGCAATGGATCCTTTAAGTGATACTTTGTCTCAAATTCTTATTTATAAAGGAAAAATAGATGAAAAAGTTTTAAAAAAGAGTTCATTGAGCTATGATTGGATTGATAATGAACTTAAATCTAATAATATAGACAATGTAGATAATATTTATTTAGGAATTTTAACTTCTGATAAAAAATTATATGTAAGTGCATAG
- a CDS encoding DUF421 domain-containing protein: protein MPKIFGVVKDISLFGYLIRTFLVGIIAFLVGRYILKRAVNQLTAYDFVLVWILGALTVAPLLDGEVSFTYINVPLLTLFFLHYIITLISLKNRNLSLFFNGKPIIMIDDGKIIRNNLKKHFINIDLLMSELMLKNIFDVSEVKYAILEPNGHFSIIKKESHRPVNPTDFKLFAKPIDLPLIIINDGKLFEENLIKLGVDKEWLMNNLAMYNIDDIRNIYLATIDSSKKLYIAKK, encoded by the coding sequence ATGCCCAAAATTTTTGGTGTTGTAAAAGATATTTCATTATTTGGATATTTAATAAGAACATTTCTAGTTGGTATAATAGCTTTTTTAGTAGGAAGATATATTTTAAAAAGGGCTGTAAATCAGCTAACAGCATATGATTTTGTATTAGTATGGATACTAGGAGCTCTTACAGTTGCACCATTACTAGATGGAGAGGTTTCTTTTACATATATAAATGTTCCTTTATTAACTTTATTTTTTTTGCATTATATTATTACTTTAATATCTCTAAAAAACAGAAATTTATCTTTATTTTTCAATGGTAAGCCCATAATTATGATAGATGATGGGAAAATAATAAGGAATAATTTGAAAAAACATTTTATAAATATTGACTTACTTATGAGTGAGTTAATGCTTAAAAATATTTTTGATGTTTCAGAGGTTAAATATGCGATTCTAGAACCAAATGGACACTTTAGTATTATAAAAAAAGAATCGCATAGACCAGTTAATCCAACAGATTTTAAATTATTTGCTAAACCTATAGATTTACCTTTAATTATTATTAATGATGGTAAATTATTTGAAGAAAATTTAATTAAATTAGGAGTAGATAAAGAATGGCTTATGAATAATCTCGCTATGTATAATATAGATGATATAAGAAATATTTATCTTGCTACTATAGATAGTTCTAAAAAATTATATATTGCTAAAAAATAA
- the mgtE gene encoding magnesium transporter: MKKDLEKILCLIKEKRYTEVRKIIINFNSVHIGELIEELIEELDVSEAILVFRMLPKNLAAEVFNYITSESQEKIISSITDKELEYIMKEIYFDDMIDLLEEMPAHVVKKILKYSNVEERKLINEFLNYPDYSAGSLMTIEYVDLKKDMTVKEALSHIKDTGLNKETIYTCYVTGERRKLYGIISLRKLILSDYDIKIQDIMKKDIVYVNTNEDQEEVARVFRKYDLISLPVVDLENRLTGIITIDDVVDVIDQENTEDFQRMAAISPSEEEYLNTGVWTLAKNRLVWLVILMVSATFTGHIIKKFEDVLQSVVILTAFIPMLMDTGGNAGSQSATLVIRSIALGEIKVKDTLKVIWKELRVSLIVGISLSFINFLRIYFIEKVSLYISITVCVTLFFTVVLAKIVGAVLPIIAKKLKLDPAIMASPLITTIVDAASLMVYFSIATAILHI, from the coding sequence ATGAAGAAAGATTTAGAAAAAATATTATGTCTTATCAAGGAAAAAAGATACACAGAAGTAAGGAAAATAATAATAAATTTTAACTCTGTACACATTGGAGAATTAATCGAAGAATTAATTGAGGAGCTAGATGTTTCAGAAGCCATATTGGTTTTTAGAATGTTACCTAAAAATTTAGCAGCAGAAGTCTTTAATTATATTACTAGTGAATCTCAAGAGAAAATAATATCGTCTATCACAGATAAGGAATTAGAATATATAATGAAAGAAATATACTTTGATGATATGATTGATTTATTGGAAGAGATGCCAGCTCATGTAGTAAAAAAGATTCTTAAGTATTCCAATGTAGAGGAAAGAAAGCTTATAAATGAATTTTTGAATTATCCTGATTACTCAGCAGGAAGTTTAATGACTATAGAATATGTAGACTTAAAAAAAGATATGACAGTGAAAGAGGCTTTAAGTCATATAAAAGATACTGGATTAAATAAAGAAACAATTTATACATGTTATGTAACGGGTGAAAGAAGAAAGTTATATGGGATAATATCTTTAAGAAAACTTATACTTAGTGATTATGATATAAAGATTCAAGACATTATGAAAAAAGATATAGTGTATGTAAATACTAATGAAGATCAGGAAGAAGTAGCTAGGGTATTTAGAAAATATGATTTAATTTCATTACCAGTAGTTGATTTAGAAAATAGACTTACAGGAATTATTACAATAGATGATGTAGTAGATGTCATTGATCAAGAAAATACAGAGGACTTCCAAAGAATGGCTGCTATTTCTCCTTCAGAAGAAGAATATTTAAATACTGGAGTTTGGACTTTAGCTAAAAATAGATTAGTTTGGCTTGTTATTCTTATGGTATCTGCTACTTTTACTGGACATATAATAAAAAAATTTGAAGATGTACTTCAATCTGTAGTAATATTAACTGCATTTATTCCTATGCTCATGGATACAGGTGGTAATGCAGGATCACAATCAGCAACTTTAGTTATTAGAAGTATTGCTCTAGGAGAAATTAAAGTTAAAGATACATTAAAAGTAATTTGGAAAGAATTAAGGGTAAGTTTAATTGTTGGAATAAGTTTATCTTTTATCAATTTTCTAAGAATATATTTTATAGAAAAAGTATCTTTATATATATCAATTACTGTATGTGTAACTTTGTTTTTTACAGTAGTGTTAGCTAAAATTGTAGGTGCAGTTCTTCCTATAATAGCTAAAAAACTTAAACTTGACCCAGCTATAATGGCAAGCCCATTAATAACTACTATAGTTGATGCTGCTTCTCTTATGGTATATTTTTCTATTGCAACAGCTATATTACACATATAA
- the pdaA gene encoding delta-lactam-biosynthetic de-N-acetylase: protein MRSKFLIGIISLGLALTLMGCANKGNETGEVKNNKSVQSQSIPTKSEKNNDRIIQATEKDEKKQGVAENKQKNKNEVKVIKEEEKVDTSKFNKKDREWFFIPNDKGIQPEEPKEVLSIIKNKDAYYVGKSDEKVLYLTFDEGYENGYTPKILDTLKKNNVKAMFFVTEPYIKQNKALVKRMVQEGHLVGNHSKSHPSMAKLVRTNKEKFNNEILSTEKTFQQVTGKKMDKFFRPPMGAYNELSLYNTQKLGYKTIFWSFAYKDYEPEKQPSIEYAKNLILKRTHNGEIILLHAISKTNTEILDSLINEWKNKGYNFKTLDML from the coding sequence ATGAGAAGTAAGTTTCTTATAGGAATAATTTCTTTAGGACTAGCTTTAACATTAATGGGATGTGCAAATAAAGGTAACGAAACTGGTGAGGTTAAAAATAACAAATCTGTGCAATCACAAAGTATACCCACCAAAAGTGAGAAGAATAATGATAGAATTATACAAGCAACAGAAAAAGATGAGAAAAAACAAGGAGTGGCTGAAAATAAACAAAAGAATAAAAATGAAGTAAAAGTTATTAAAGAAGAGGAAAAAGTTGATACAAGTAAATTTAATAAGAAAGATAGAGAGTGGTTTTTTATTCCTAATGATAAAGGCATACAGCCAGAAGAACCAAAGGAAGTTTTATCTATAATAAAAAATAAAGATGCTTATTATGTAGGAAAATCTGACGAGAAGGTATTATATTTAACTTTTGATGAAGGATATGAAAATGGGTATACTCCTAAAATATTAGATACTTTAAAGAAAAACAATGTAAAAGCTATGTTTTTTGTAACAGAACCATATATTAAGCAAAACAAAGCTTTAGTTAAGAGAATGGTGCAAGAAGGCCATTTAGTTGGTAATCACTCTAAAAGTCATCCTTCTATGGCTAAATTGGTTAGAACTAATAAAGAAAAATTTAATAATGAGATTTTATCTACTGAAAAAACATTTCAACAAGTTACAGGGAAAAAGATGGACAAATTCTTTAGACCTCCAATGGGAGCATATAACGAACTTTCATTGTATAATACACAAAAGCTTGGATATAAAACTATATTTTGGAGTTTTGCTTATAAGGACTATGAACCTGAAAAACAGCCTTCTATTGAATATGCTAAAAATTTAATCTTGAAAAGAACTCATAATGGAGAAATTATACTTTTGCATGCAATATCTAAGACTAATACAGAGATATTAGATTCTTTAATAAATGAATGGAAGAATAAAGGATATAATTTTAAAACTTTGGATATGCTTTAG